From Bacillus sp. FSL K6-3431, the proteins below share one genomic window:
- a CDS encoding nuclease-related domain-containing protein, whose protein sequence is MDTLLLISSFAIIFEVKNVGGRLKFIDNPPQLIRIRADGHIDGFDSPAAQVERNVELFNKWLQIRGIHLPVYGVVVLAYLKQIVEQAPAKTKVLFPNLIPPYIRSLTPSSVWLEKDKLNWLTTEILNNHQRYIPSPLCEVYNIQKREIRTGVRCESCGVLGMTKSKKGWYCINCSKISKDAHQQAIKEWFLLFGDKMTNKDCREFLYIEKMQTTTRILQSMNLKNDGTFQNRTYTMIFDPKMSE, encoded by the coding sequence ATGGACACTTTATTATTGATATCCTCCTTTGCGATTATTTTCGAAGTAAAAAACGTTGGTGGACGATTGAAGTTTATTGATAATCCTCCGCAACTAATTCGGATTAGGGCCGACGGGCATATAGACGGATTTGACAGTCCCGCAGCGCAGGTAGAGCGAAACGTAGAATTATTCAACAAATGGCTTCAAATTCGGGGTATACACTTGCCCGTTTACGGTGTTGTAGTACTCGCATATCTAAAACAAATTGTAGAGCAAGCTCCCGCGAAAACAAAGGTTTTATTCCCCAACCTAATTCCACCATACATTAGAAGTCTTACTCCTAGTTCCGTTTGGTTAGAAAAAGATAAGTTAAACTGGTTAACAACAGAAATTTTGAATAATCATCAACGCTATATCCCATCGCCGCTCTGCGAAGTGTATAACATTCAGAAGAGAGAGATTCGTACAGGGGTCAGGTGTGAATCCTGTGGCGTATTAGGTATGACTAAATCGAAAAAGGGTTGGTACTGTATTAATTGCAGTAAAATAAGCAAAGACGCTCATCAACAGGCAATAAAAGAATGGTTTTTATTGTTTGGCGATAAAATGACAAACAAGGATTGCCGTGAATTCCTGTATATCGAAAAGATGCAAACCACCACAAGGATTCTACAAAGCATGAACTTAAAAAACGATGGAACCTTTCAAAATCGAACATATACGATGATATTTGACCCAAAAATGAGTGAGTAA
- a CDS encoding MGMT family protein, whose protein sequence is MKTFTEKIIQVIRGIPEGKVASYGQIARLAGNARGARQVARVLHSMSAKHQLPWHRVVNAKGDIVISDGGKQKVLLEKEGVVIDAKLRVDLERFQWTSEDQNMDWLEG, encoded by the coding sequence ATGAAAACTTTTACAGAAAAAATCATTCAAGTGATTCGCGGTATTCCAGAAGGAAAGGTTGCATCATATGGGCAAATCGCGAGGCTTGCTGGTAATGCTCGAGGTGCGAGGCAAGTAGCAAGAGTTCTTCACTCCATGAGCGCAAAACACCAATTGCCATGGCATCGCGTTGTAAATGCGAAAGGTGACATTGTGATTAGTGATGGAGGCAAGCAGAAAGTTTTGCTGGAGAAGGAAGGCGTAGTAATAGACGCAAAGCTGCGTGTTGATCTTGAGAGGTTTCAATGGACAAGTGAAGATCAGAATATGGATTGGTTGGAAGGATGA